The Alnus glutinosa chromosome 1, dhAlnGlut1.1, whole genome shotgun sequence region TAGGGAGATTGAACTGATGCAACACACCTTGGCTTTGTTACCAACTGATGCAACGTAGGCATAGTGGATCGCAAAACTTACAATACTAGACTCGCAACTTTTCCCAAAATCAAGGATTTGAGGTAGGATAAATAGAAAACCACTCCTTTGAGTGTTTATTATTGAAAACCAATGAATAATAAACAAAAGCTATGGCAAAGGCCGTTTATGACAAGTATTTATAGTATCTAAACTTCTAACACAAACACTGAAATAAGTTAGTTCTGTTGATCTGATGTGATCTTATCAGGACGGGGACACTTTTCTAGACGACGCGATCTCATCCTGACGCCTTTTTGATGAGCATCTTGGATCTCCCACGAATTCCTCCTCGTCCTAACGCCTTCCTAACAAGGCTCTCGGTTACTGTTTTTGTCCTTCTCGTGACGGCCTGTTTTGACCTAGTACACGttggaattaattaattttttttttcatgaaatatGCGTTTTTTGCCCTTTGaataagctttccaatgccaccaaGTTTGGCTCCATTCGATGTTGGAATCACAAGatatggactttttttttttagactaaTATGATTGAAAACTGGtatgcatcatcctcatcgggttggaaagaattcgtcctcAAATTCTGATTGTCTTTTCCTCGATCTTTCAGATGCCCAATCAATCTCTTTTATCCCATTCTTCTCAAGATCAAAACAACTTGATccccaccccccaccccccctcccccccacaaaaaaaaaaaaaaaaactgtgcaACTTATCACAACAAGGCTTCGAATAATAGTTTGGAAACTCTCCACACTAAATTGAGATAATTCAACACTTCCTTTATTTATCTTCTTTAATTCATGCTCCATAAAAATCTACCAAAAAGGATCaattatttctcttcttctaaAATTCAAATTGTCCTCCAACATAAGGAAACCAAACATCAAAGTTTTGATAAGGAGAATTTGGTAGAAAATtgtcaacaaaattaattttttcaataccCAACTTAGGTACTTCACTCTTTGGGCTTTCATCAAACATATGATAGTCATCACTctcatcaacaaaattttcTATGTCAACCAAAAGACTTACCTCCTCCAATAGTCAAGGCAGCGCACAGCTGATCCTGTGCATCAAACATTACCTCCTGTTAAAATCGTGCCTCTTTAACGGTAAACTCGTCACCCTTCTCAGCTAAACATGGATTTGGTTGATGACAACTGTTAGCACCACCCATGGCGGAAAATTGTTCGGTTAGCGCCTCAAGTTATGCAACAATTTGATCTCCAAACAGCTCCAACTAATCATCTAATCAATCAACTCGCTCCTCCAATCGTTGCAAACAAGTCGTCAATTGCTCATCACACATTGCTTCTTCTCTCTTGTGCACATCAGCAATCTCTGCAAAATGGTCTCCCTTTCCGCGTCCCCTTCACGTCATAGAAAGTAAACATGGTCTCTGATACTAATTGATGCAGCGTAGGTGTAGTGGATTGCAAAAACAGCAATACTAGACTCATAACTCTTCCCAAAACCAAGAACAAATCAAGGATTTGAGGTAGGATAGATAGAAAACCACTCATTGAGTGTTTCTTATTGAAAgccaataaataataaataaaagctaTGGACAAAGCCATTTGTAACAAGTATTTATAGTATCTTAGCTTTTAACCCTACTAAAAGCACTGAAATAATTAGATTATGTCGATCTGATTTGATATTGTCAGGATGAGTAAGTATCCCCGTCCTAATGACTTGTTCTCGTCCTAACACCTTCCTGACAAGCGTCTCTGATCTCCCATGCATTTGTCCTCGCCTGACGAGGCTTTCGTTGTCCTTCTCTTGATGGCCCATTTAATCCGGCTGCGCTGTTAGTGAGTTCGGAATTTTCCAGTAGCTCGTGTGGTTCAGGGCCTTCCGTCTCTGCTACTGCTCCTCTCTCAGGGGCTTCTAAGCTGGGAGTGAAAATTCGTTCTTCCTCCCCCTTGCTGCAAATTCAACCTTTTCAGCATTATATCAAGAGGGCTAGGGAGTTTAGGGTAGGTCACTCAGTGCAATGGAATGATGAGTTATTATCGAACTCTCTGGAAGCTTCGAAGTTGTCTGCTAGCCTTGTTGTCAATAAGGTGTTGATGCTAGAGCCTCCTGCGGTTAAGGTTGTAAAGCCTCCAGTGAAGCAGGGTATTCTTaagaaggggtttctcaaccctcgcCCGATTTTTTTAGCCCCTTCCGCTTCGCCTCCGGAAGTCATCGATGTCGGGGTGGTAAGACCTTCCTCCCCTCCGAGTGGTTGCATCATTCCTTTTTCTGTGGAGGGAAATAGATTCTCCCAATCCAAGAATTGGCCtgttggttttgatcataacggggagattgtggttttggaggaggaagatgatttttgggatggtttgcccttggattgggtgttGGATGGGGATTTTGCGTTGGATAGGGACTTTGGGGAGGAGGCTATGGCAATTcgagatgccatggaagaagaatttcagcggGATAAGATGATTGTGCGCCAGAAGtccaaaggaaagagagagctcctgaatctgcatagctccattaattatggcGATGATTTAATTCCTtttaggcgtaggaaaggcaaggctcacgtgaCATAGGTCTTGGcgggttgtgggttgtttttccgttgttttttgggtttgctttgtaGTCCGGCCTCGGTCGGCTTGGATTTTGGGTCTCTTGTGGTTTCAGTCGGCTTCAGTAGGCTTGGTCTTTGGGTGCCTCTGGATTTTGGTTGTAGTGggtgtcttttttgtttttttggcgtTTCGGGTTTTGTGGGTGTTGTTGGGGCTTTTTGCTGTTTTTGGGCATGttattgggttttgggtttgtaaGTGCTCGTCGTATACTGCCTGTGTActggggcgccttatgctttctaaataaaattgttgtttacttatcaaaaaaaaaaaatggaaaattttcatGAAGTATTAATTTTTAGGCCTTTGAATAAGCTTTCTAATGCCACAGAGTTTGCCTCCATCCGATGTTGGAATCACAAGATATGACCATTTTATTGAGACTGGTCTGCATCATCCTCCCCGGGTTAGAGAGAATTCATCCTCGAATTTTGATTGTCTTTGACTCGATCCTTTGGATGCCCAAACAATCTATTCCATCCCATTCTTCTCAAGATCAAAACAACTTGATACCCAAAAAGGGCCGGAACATTTTCAGTTCCTCTGGAATCTGAAAACTCACCATTCCCTCTTGGTTACTTTGTTACTCTTCTCATTGGTGCTACTTTTTTCAGATTTGGGTTATTGTTGGGGAACCCACCCCCTGCTTTCATTTTTGTATCCTTTCCAGTTGAATGAAAAATccgtacttacaaaaaaaagaaaaaaaagaaataccatGCAACTAATCACAACAAGGCTCCGAATAGTAGTTTGGAAACtccataattttatttccaCGCATCCTTTATTTATCTTCTCCAATTCACGCTCCATAAAAACCTACCAAAAAGGAtcaattatttatcttttaaaattcaaattgtcCTCCAACATAACAAAAGCAAGATCAaaatttttatcaaaagaacttggtagaatttttttttttagacgaaAAACCCCTTCAAGGGCAAGGCATCCTTGTTGGGTAAACCTCGGACCCGTGTAAAGCGCCCCCTCCATACGGATCGAGTAATACTATTGCTTCGCTGGTGGACTGGCTTCAAGGAATTGTTGGCATCCAAGGGGATTCAACCCATAGACTTTATGAAAATGTTACCAAGACGAAGACCCTTACCaatcccaagaaaatcaacaaaactatttttttcaatacCCAACTCAAATACTTCATTCTTTGGGCTTTCATCAAACATATAATATACATCAGTctcatcaacaaaattttcTGTATCAACCAAAAGACTTACCTCCTCCAATAGATCATATTTTTCAGGATAGATGTCATAGATCGGTGGAAAGGCCCAATTTGCTGAAAAATCTTCTTCCTCTACATAAGATGGATTTGAGGCTTGCTAACAACAGTCAAGACGGTGTGATGCTGATCCTGCGCATCAAACCTTGCCTCATTCCGTTGAAATCGCACCTTTTTAATGGTAAACCCATCTTCGTCCTCAACGAAACGCAGATTTGGTTGATAGAGACAACCATTAGCACCACCCATGGTGGCAAATTGTTTGGTTAACGCCTCAAGTTGTGCAACAATTTGATCTCCAAACCGCTCCAACTGACATCAAATTGGTCAACTCGCTGCTCCAATCATTGCAAACATGTTGTCAATTTCTTATCACGCATTGCTTCTTTGCGCTCATGCACGTCACTAGTCACTGCAAAACGGTTTCCCCTTCAGCGTCCCTTTTGCGCCATGGAAAGTGAATGTTGTCTCTGATACCTACAGCGTAGGTGTAGTGGATTGCAAAAACAACAATACTAGACTCAACTCTTCCcaaatccaagaacaaatcaagAATTTGAGGTAGGATAGATAGAAAACCACTCATTGAGTGTTTCTTATTGAAAACCAATGAATAATAAACAAAAGCTACGGCCTTGTCTTTCTCTTGACAGCCTGTTTTGACCCAATAATCGTTGGAATTGgaaaatttttatgaaatatgaACTTTTAGCCATTtgaataagctttccaacgctaccaAGTTTGCCTCCATCCAATTTTGGAATCACAAGATATGGCCTTTTTATTGAGACTGGTCTGATTGAAAACTGGTCTGCATCAAAATCAATGGCTAATACTGTAAATATTAGAACTATGCTGTTATCTTATTTACCTGCTACATGCTAAGCATGTCACTTGTTTCATAGAAATCTCTTGGTTCTAGGAATGAGTATGCTGTTTGAGGCATGTTTTCCAAAGTCTAAATGTTGAATCTATAAACAGCTGAGCATACAAAAAACTGCCAGGCATTAGTACCTGTGTGCAAGTGTGTATGTACTATACTTGtatatttatatagaaaaatctTTTAACGGGCACTGACCTGTCGTTTGAATATTGCTTTTCCACTTTTTACACAGAATGATTGTCTATATAAAGTAGTTTAGATCTTTCAATTTGTTGAGGACGCCAATCAAGTGGTAGTGGTTACAAATTTCATTGTAATAATTCTTTCGCTGTGATAGATGCGTCTTTTACAGTATCTGGGGGtggtttgttcctttttttcttatttccacTCTTCTTGTTGTTGGTGGCGGGGGTATGGATTGTGTGGATGATAAAAGATGTGGAGGCCTAATGGTCATTGCATCAACTGTAACTGTGTGTGCATGatgattataattttttcgaaaaaaaatgattcaatTTTTAGAATCTTATTCTTCCAGTTTTGAATTCCAGATATAGCTGCTGAACTGTCTCTGTTTTACAAAGAGTGTGTCATTTACCTATTCTTGGATACTCAAACCCTTCATGGAGAAGGAGTAAATTTTAGTCTGAAGTAAATCGAACAATATGCTGTTTTAGTTGGGaaaaactcttttttaaatCCTAATATGGTGGTAATATATACCGCAGACTAGAAGGTCTGGTTCATGATTGATAAATAACATTCCACTCTTGGCCTAAAATAACTCATTTCCTGAGTTACTCGTTATTCTACACTTTATTAGAAATGCTCCTGTGTATTCCTGAATGTTCTTTTCTTACTCAACAGATTGTTTTGCTGCTTCGGCTTGTTCCCTTACTGCcatttaacatgttgaattatCTCCTATCTGTGACTCCTGTTCCAATTGGGGAATACATGCTGGCTTCCTGGTTGGGAATGATGGTATCTTCTTTGCACTTGAACTGTTACTTCTCACTTTTCAGTGACTTGAACCCAAATGATCTTTATGTGTTAACCATGGTTTATGGTTATCAGAAGTTCTGAATATAACATTGATCCTGTTATTGTTTGTCATCATTTAGCTTAATATATAGTGACAGATTATTTATCACAATCAAGGGACAGTTTATAAGTATATGTTGGTGGTGGGGAGATAATCTTTTAAGGGGTTTAAGTAGACGTTtgtgaaataaaacaaaaattttggtTGGGGGAGAGGAGGAGTGTTGCTTTATCTGGATCTGTTTCTTATctgtgtgtgcatgtgtgtgcatgtgtgtgtgcGGGTGCGGATGAATATTTTGCGTGGGGCAAGCTTTTTCTCTGAGGCAATGCAGCCTCTCCCCATTGATTGTCCTCCTGGTACTGTCTGAATCAACTGCTGTGATGCATGGATGAGGATGGTATTCGGCATGAGGACAATCAAAGAGACCTAAAGCTGCCTCTTCTGAAGAGGTGGACCCAAATGCATGCCACATGTCAATCAACTAAATGATGCATATACAGGCTTTCCTATGTCTGAAACAAACTTTCTTCTGTTTAGTATCTGAATAAATTTGGATCACATGCATTAGtatgttctttttatttcatCTGCAGAAACTAAGATTTTATTATTGAGTCTTGGTTTTTGGAGTGTCTGTACAAAAATGAAACAGTGAGACGTGTGTACATGAATACTGGGGCAGAGGGGGAGAGCTTGTATGTCCTGATATTGAAGAATACTATCCAGTTTAAATGGTTTGTTAATGTTTCAAGATGGTTTCTGTTACAGCCAATAACACTTGCATTAGTTTATGTTGGAACAACTCTCAAGGATCTTTCTGATGTGACACATGGATGGAGTGAGTTTTCAAAGACTCGTTGGGTAAGAGCCTCGTCATCTTTTTCTCTGTTTAGGCATGTTAAGTGTTTCTTAGTTTCTCAAATCATCCACCAAATCACATGGCTGCTGAATTAAACTAAACCATGGGCCAATGCCCTACTCGTAACTCAGGTATATGTTCATTATGAGCATTGAAAGGAATTGCAGTGCAgattttatatatgtttaatgAGGTTTAGGGCACTGATGTGTGCTTTAGCTCTTTCTTCATCGCCCATTCTAATACATCTTCACCCTTTATTCATGCAGGCATTCATCATATTGGGCCTTGCAGTATCTGGTAAGTTGCAATTATCAAAACACATGCATATGCACATACATGCCAGGGATATCCTTTCTATTGGGCATTCGTCACTGGAAAATGTTGTTTGCCTCTTACTTGCATCATGTTTATGAAAGAGCACTCACCTTCACACTTGTCAAGTAGCACATGGAAACAATTCCAAATAAAATCATCAACTTGTTTTTCTAGTGACTATGGTGCTTGAGAAAAGAGGGTTTCAAGATACTAGTGTAAGAAATACGATCTGCAACATGAATAATCTATGACCATTCTGAAGTTATGTCTTTTCCTAGTAAATGTGTAGTGGGGAGCGCAAAGCCAGTGGGTCCACATGTGCTCACATCAAGCATTTACCAGCACTGATGGGCCCGCACATGTACATGACAGGAGGACTAACCTGAATTGCGGAGCCTCCTTGTTtgtttgaattaaaaaataaaataaaaaagttgaattTGAATCTTCCCAATATTCATCCATTTCTTTTGGCTTGTCTGCAGTGGTTCTGATGATTTGTGTTACAAAAGTTGCCAAGGCTGCTTTGGAAAAAGCTTTGGCTGAAAATGAGGATATTGAAGGTGTGTTAGCATCGCCCCAGCTGCCCGTTGTGGCTGAACCACCTGTGGATCTCAACCAGCCTCTCATAATCAAGATAGACCCTTCTGAAGACGATTgtggaaaatgaaataaatgttGTGTG contains the following coding sequences:
- the LOC133882028 gene encoding uncharacterized protein LOC133882028 — encoded protein: MAFTWGSALRITLLLLLLAAVVVACFTLPVEKILKDFLLWVEQDLGPWGPLMLAVAYIPLTVLAVPASVLTLGGGYLFGLPVGFVADSIGASIGAGAAFLLGRTIGKPFVVSKLKDYPQFRSVAIAINRSGFKIVLLLRLVPLLPFNMLNYLLSVTPVPIGEYMLASWLGMMPITLALVYVGTTLKDLSDVTHGWSEFSKTRWAFIILGLAVSVVLMICVTKVAKAALEKALAENEDIEGVLASPQLPVVAEPPVDLNQPLIIKIDPSEDDCGK